A region from the Paraurantiacibacter namhicola genome encodes:
- the accB gene encoding acetyl-CoA carboxylase biotin carboxyl carrier protein, with product MADTKGKSGSAGMKIDSALVRELADMLAETGLTEIEVEDGDRKIRVSRGAVAAAAPAPAMIAAAPAAAPAPAAASAAPAADAAPASHADAVKSPMVGTAYLSGEPGSPPFVSVGDTVKEGDTLLIVEAMKVMNPITAPKAGKVTEILVENAGPVEFDQPLVVIS from the coding sequence ATGGCCGACACCAAGGGAAAGTCCGGCTCTGCCGGCATGAAAATCGATAGCGCGCTGGTTCGTGAACTGGCCGATATGCTGGCCGAAACCGGCCTGACCGAAATCGAGGTAGAGGACGGGGACCGCAAAATCCGCGTCTCGCGCGGAGCGGTTGCCGCTGCTGCACCGGCGCCTGCGATGATCGCCGCCGCACCTGCCGCTGCGCCCGCCCCCGCTGCCGCCTCCGCCGCCCCGGCTGCGGATGCCGCACCGGCCTCCCATGCCGATGCCGTGAAGTCGCCCATGGTCGGCACTGCCTATCTATCCGGCGAGCCGGGAAGCCCGCCCTTCGTGTCCGTCGGCGACACGGTGAAGGAAGGCGACACGCTGCTGATCGTCGAAGCCATGAAGGTAATGAACCCGATCACCGCACCAAAGGCCGGGAAGGTCACGGAAATTCTGGTCGAGAACGCCGGACCCGTCGAGTTCGACCAGCCGCTGGTGGTGATTTCCTGA
- a CDS encoding CDP-alcohol phosphatidyltransferase family protein: MALSKDNPEKVDRIQQTPFTKAERRLLDWLCERMPAWVTPDKLTLLAALAAIGIGLCFAFSGQHPWLLWLSIALFGVHWFGDSLDGSIARYRRMERPNYGFFIDHSSDMMAGFVILGGLGLSPYVRIEIALLALAGYFLLAIHTFLLAKVTGEFHLSHGGLGPTEIRMIFIALTLGIIFGGPDVPSWGGYSVYDIVVGGCAVLMLGIFAVVTLSVGRRLSQEDNARLAARMAARAEQDARQDAGQPRR, encoded by the coding sequence ATGGCACTGTCCAAGGACAATCCCGAGAAGGTGGACCGTATCCAGCAGACGCCGTTCACCAAGGCGGAACGGCGGCTGCTCGACTGGCTTTGTGAGCGCATGCCCGCATGGGTCACGCCGGACAAGCTGACCTTGCTGGCGGCCCTCGCTGCCATCGGCATCGGGCTCTGCTTTGCATTCAGCGGGCAGCATCCCTGGCTGCTCTGGCTGTCAATCGCGCTGTTCGGGGTCCACTGGTTCGGGGATTCGCTGGACGGCAGCATCGCGCGCTATCGCCGCATGGAACGGCCCAATTACGGCTTCTTCATCGACCACAGCTCGGACATGATGGCCGGCTTCGTGATCCTGGGCGGACTGGGGCTTAGCCCATACGTCCGCATAGAGATCGCCCTGCTGGCGCTAGCAGGATATTTCCTGCTGGCGATCCACACGTTCCTGCTGGCCAAGGTGACGGGTGAATTCCACCTCTCCCACGGCGGGCTGGGCCCGACGGAGATCCGCATGATCTTCATCGCGCTGACTCTGGGTATCATCTTCGGCGGGCCGGACGTCCCCAGCTGGGGCGGATATTCGGTGTACGACATCGTGGTGGGCGGATGCGCCGTGCTGATGCTGGGCATATTCGCCGTCGTCACACTGTCCGTCGGGCGGCGCCTGTCGCAGGAAGACAATGCAAGGCTTGCCGCAAGGATGGCCGCGCGCGCCGAACAGGACGCCAGGCAGGACGCCGGTCAGCCGAGGCGGTAG
- the aroQ gene encoding type II 3-dehydroquinate dehydratase yields MASTVYILNGPNLNLLGTREPDIYGSETLDDIAGKLHDQAAALDIEIEMRQSNHEGHLCDWLHEAQGVEAKAVILNAGALTHTSLALYDAIRAIRVPVIEVHLSNPHAREAYRHKSFVAMAASGTIAGFGAVGYEMALDAAARL; encoded by the coding sequence ATGGCTTCCACCGTATACATCCTCAACGGACCCAACCTGAACCTGCTGGGCACGCGCGAGCCCGACATCTACGGCTCCGAAACGCTCGACGATATTGCCGGCAAGCTGCACGACCAGGCAGCCGCGCTCGATATCGAGATCGAAATGCGCCAGTCGAATCACGAAGGCCACCTGTGCGACTGGCTGCACGAGGCGCAGGGCGTGGAGGCGAAAGCCGTCATCCTGAACGCCGGTGCCCTCACCCACACCTCGCTTGCGCTCTACGACGCCATCCGCGCCATCCGCGTGCCGGTGATCGAAGTGCACCTGTCCAATCCGCATGCGCGCGAGGCCTATCGCCACAAGAGTTTCGTCGCGATGGCGGCAAGCGGCACAATCGCGGGCTTCGGCGCGGTGGGCTATGAAATGGCGCTGGACGCCGCCGCGCGCCTCTGA
- a CDS encoding DUF6456 domain-containing protein, whose protein sequence is MQRELVERELTQEGPRRRGGVAKRRRSVTVNLAENPLSWLHARGHLDDRLLAAGECLRMDFERAQLGPNVTMRWDAVRIKGTGETGLAPTERQIAARQRFDGAIAHAGKGLEDILWRVVCAGETLPVAEKELAWPARSGKLVLKIALERAADFYRLG, encoded by the coding sequence ATGCAGCGCGAACTGGTGGAACGCGAATTGACGCAGGAAGGCCCGCGGCGCAGGGGCGGCGTGGCCAAGCGCAGGCGGTCGGTGACGGTGAACCTGGCCGAAAACCCGCTGTCATGGCTCCACGCCCGCGGCCACCTTGACGACCGGCTGCTGGCGGCTGGCGAGTGCCTGCGGATGGATTTCGAGCGGGCGCAGCTTGGCCCAAATGTCACCATGCGCTGGGACGCGGTGCGCATTAAGGGGACGGGCGAGACCGGCCTTGCGCCCACCGAGCGGCAGATTGCCGCACGCCAGCGGTTTGACGGGGCCATCGCCCATGCGGGCAAGGGGCTGGAGGATATATTGTGGCGCGTGGTGTGCGCGGGGGAGACGTTGCCCGTGGCGGAAAAGGAGCTGGCCTGGCCCGCGCGCAGCGGGAAGCTGGTCCTGAAAATCGCGCTGGAGCGCGCTGCGGACTTCTACCGCCTCGGCTGA
- a CDS encoding nuclear transport factor 2 family protein: MSIDQFAKDFTAAVREDRADDYTAMWADDIVSCEPGEGPMSRCEGREQLQQKHDWWNANAEVHSFECAGPYVVGDQFAVNYSMDVTMDGERNEFHETAIYTVRDGKIAEERFFYPTGE; this comes from the coding sequence ATGTCGATCGACCAGTTTGCCAAAGACTTTACCGCCGCCGTGCGCGAGGATCGTGCCGATGATTACACCGCGATGTGGGCCGACGATATCGTCAGCTGCGAGCCAGGCGAAGGCCCGATGTCCCGCTGCGAGGGACGCGAGCAATTGCAGCAGAAACACGACTGGTGGAACGCCAATGCCGAAGTGCACAGCTTCGAATGTGCCGGGCCTTATGTGGTGGGCGATCAATTCGCGGTGAATTACAGCATGGATGTGACCATGGACGGGGAGCGCAACGAATTCCACGAAACCGCCATATACACCGTGCGCGACGGGAAGATCGCGGAAGAACGCTTCTTCTACCCCACTGGCGAATAA
- a CDS encoding helix-turn-helix domain-containing protein gives MINRIRDIRKQKGMTLAEVAAACTPATTAQTIGRLETGMRNLSLAWMNRIGAALGVDPEMLLKGEERDDPKIVARLTEAGAEPLAKPHDAVLPTDLDTSSPLVCVVVEVPQGEYRVGDQLWLRQFAPSEAGRLINRDILVPRSGGRFAFGRLIDRQGTLVGLLPPGAGQRQVVIDNPEWLAVAEMLVRKL, from the coding sequence GTGATCAACCGTATCCGCGACATCCGCAAGCAGAAGGGCATGACCCTGGCAGAGGTGGCCGCCGCCTGCACGCCCGCGACCACGGCGCAGACCATCGGGCGGCTCGAGACCGGCATGCGCAACCTTTCCCTCGCATGGATGAACCGCATCGGCGCGGCGCTGGGCGTGGATCCGGAAATGCTGCTGAAGGGGGAGGAGCGCGACGATCCCAAGATCGTGGCACGCCTGACCGAAGCCGGGGCCGAACCGCTCGCCAAGCCGCACGATGCCGTGTTGCCCACCGACCTGGACACCAGCAGCCCGCTCGTCTGCGTGGTGGTGGAGGTCCCGCAGGGCGAATACCGCGTCGGCGACCAGCTGTGGCTGCGCCAGTTCGCGCCGAGCGAGGCAGGCCGGCTGATAAACCGCGACATATTGGTCCCGCGCAGCGGCGGGCGCTTCGCCTTCGGCCGGTTGATCGACCGGCAAGGCACTCTTGTTGGCCTGTTGCCGCCCGGTGCAGGCCAGCGCCAGGTCGTGATCGACAACCCGGAATGGCTCGCCGTGGCGGAGATGCTGGTGCGCAAGCTGTGA
- the secD gene encoding protein translocase subunit SecD codes for MLDFPRWKKIFLWAITLVAIAAALPSITSLSGLKWPSSLPDPEVNLGLDLAGGSHILLEADPAEVAATRLEKLEEQVRDALRRNEPRIAIGDISTRGNRLTFMLEDPSMVDAAREAILPFTDGAGTVRDWNIEVVDGSRFILTPTEAGLENAIQTAMESATDVVRRRIDGLGTREPTIIRQGDTRIVVQVPGLGDPEALKELLGKTAALEFKLVVREASQDEVLSGLAAEGQVFPYAESAGLPGGVVVERLGGISGETLTEAQQSFDAQDNSPVVDITFDPDGARKFSRMTTQNTGERFAIILDDEVISAPVMREPIRGGRSQISGGFTVESANQLAIQLQSGALPVALEVVEERTVGPDLGADSIRKGMLAMGVGSLLVVVLMIATYGRFGVYATAALVLNVGMILGIMAVMNTTLTLPGIAGFVLTIGAAVDANVLINERIREERKRGRRVVAAVENGYKEASRAIYDANITNFIAGMLLFLFGSGPIRGFAVVLIIGLFTSVFTAVTLTRMWVAGWLRKKRPSELHV; via the coding sequence ATGCTCGACTTCCCCCGCTGGAAAAAGATCTTCCTCTGGGCGATTACGCTGGTGGCGATCGCCGCGGCGCTCCCCTCCATCACCTCGCTCAGCGGCCTGAAATGGCCGTCCTCGCTTCCCGATCCGGAAGTGAATCTCGGGCTCGACCTTGCAGGTGGCAGCCACATCCTCCTGGAAGCGGACCCGGCGGAAGTCGCCGCCACCCGGCTGGAAAAGCTGGAGGAGCAGGTGCGCGACGCGCTGCGCCGTAACGAGCCGCGCATCGCAATCGGCGACATCTCCACGCGCGGCAACCGGCTGACCTTCATGCTGGAAGACCCGTCCATGGTGGACGCGGCGCGCGAGGCGATCCTGCCGTTTACGGACGGTGCGGGCACGGTGCGCGACTGGAATATCGAAGTTGTCGACGGCAGCCGCTTTATCCTGACGCCGACCGAGGCCGGGCTGGAGAATGCTATCCAGACGGCGATGGAGTCCGCAACAGACGTGGTACGCCGCCGTATCGACGGGCTTGGCACGCGCGAGCCGACCATCATCCGCCAGGGGGACACCCGCATCGTGGTGCAGGTCCCCGGTCTGGGCGATCCCGAAGCGCTGAAGGAATTGCTGGGCAAGACCGCCGCACTGGAATTCAAGCTGGTCGTGCGCGAAGCAAGCCAGGACGAGGTCCTCTCCGGCCTCGCTGCCGAAGGCCAGGTCTTCCCTTACGCGGAAAGCGCCGGCCTGCCGGGCGGCGTGGTCGTGGAGCGGCTGGGCGGCATCAGCGGCGAGACGCTGACCGAGGCGCAGCAGAGCTTCGATGCGCAGGACAATTCGCCGGTGGTGGACATCACCTTCGATCCCGATGGCGCGCGCAAGTTCAGCCGCATGACCACGCAGAACACGGGCGAGCGTTTCGCCATCATCCTTGACGATGAAGTGATCTCCGCCCCCGTCATGCGCGAACCCATCCGCGGTGGCCGTTCCCAGATTTCCGGCGGTTTCACGGTGGAAAGCGCCAACCAGCTGGCCATCCAGCTGCAATCGGGCGCGCTGCCCGTGGCGCTGGAAGTCGTGGAAGAACGCACTGTCGGGCCGGACCTTGGTGCCGATTCGATCCGCAAGGGCATGCTGGCCATGGGCGTCGGTTCGCTGCTGGTGGTGGTGCTGATGATCGCGACCTATGGCCGCTTCGGCGTCTATGCCACGGCCGCACTGGTCCTGAACGTGGGCATGATCCTGGGCATCATGGCGGTGATGAACACCACGCTGACGCTGCCCGGCATCGCGGGTTTCGTGCTGACGATCGGCGCGGCGGTGGACGCCAACGTGCTGATCAATGAGCGAATACGTGAGGAGCGAAAGCGTGGGCGGCGCGTCGTTGCGGCGGTGGAAAATGGCTACAAGGAAGCCAGCCGCGCGATTTACGATGCCAACATCACCAACTTCATCGCCGGTATGCTGCTGTTCCTTTTCGGCTCCGGCCCGATCCGCGGCTTCGCGGTCGTGCTGATCATCGGCCTTTTCACTTCGGTCTTCACGGCCGTCACGCTCACCCGCATGTGGGTTGCCGGATGGCTTCGCAAGAAGCGCCCGAGCGAGCTGCACGTCTGA
- a CDS encoding glycosyltransferase, with amino-acid sequence MKRVLSISTLYPNAVNPRFGTFVARSLEAFAATGRWDVTVVNPIGVPPIRFGKYRALADAAVDGVEGGVRVLRPTFPLIPKLGGRLNPSAIARAVGPLAESLHASQPFDMVDAQFFYPDGPAAAQVAHRLQLPLSIKARGADVHFWGAKPYAKAKMLEASDQAAGLLAVCGPLADDMAALGMEREKITLHYTGLDRDRFRPLQHPGLRGQVAEALGIAIAPEEPLLVTVGALIPRKGQEFVIRALAMLERPARLLLVGKGEDQPSLAALAQELGVADRVHFLGLLDHDLLPPVLSAADAMVLPSASEGLANAWVEALACGTPLVITDAGGAREVVTSPDAGVIVDRDTGAIARGITSLLDNPPEREAVAAMAERFSWQANAQALADHCDRLTG; translated from the coding sequence GTGAAGCGCGTCCTGTCCATCTCCACCCTCTATCCTAACGCCGTCAATCCGCGCTTCGGAACCTTTGTCGCGCGCTCGCTGGAAGCCTTTGCCGCCACCGGGCGCTGGGACGTGACCGTGGTGAACCCCATCGGCGTGCCGCCCATCCGCTTCGGCAAATACCGCGCGCTGGCCGATGCCGCGGTGGACGGCGTGGAGGGCGGCGTGCGCGTGCTGCGCCCCACCTTCCCGCTCATTCCCAAGCTGGGCGGCAGGCTCAACCCCTCCGCCATCGCCCGCGCGGTGGGTCCGCTGGCGGAAAGCCTGCATGCCAGCCAGCCTTTCGACATGGTGGACGCGCAATTCTTCTATCCGGACGGGCCTGCCGCCGCGCAGGTCGCGCATCGCCTGCAACTGCCGCTGTCCATCAAGGCGCGCGGGGCGGACGTGCATTTCTGGGGCGCAAAGCCGTATGCCAAGGCAAAGATGCTGGAAGCATCGGACCAGGCGGCGGGTCTGCTGGCGGTCTGCGGCCCGCTGGCGGATGACATGGCAGCGCTGGGCATGGAGCGCGAGAAAATCACGCTGCATTACACCGGGCTGGACCGCGACCGGTTCCGCCCGCTGCAACACCCCGGTCTGCGCGGCCAGGTGGCAGAGGCTCTTGGCATTGCCATCGCGCCGGAAGAGCCGTTGCTGGTGACAGTCGGCGCGTTGATCCCGCGCAAGGGGCAGGAATTCGTGATTCGCGCACTCGCCATGCTGGAGCGCCCTGCCCGCCTGCTGCTGGTCGGCAAGGGCGAGGATCAGCCCTCCCTGGCGGCGCTGGCACAGGAGCTGGGCGTCGCCGACCGGGTGCATTTCCTGGGCCTGCTTGACCACGACCTGCTGCCGCCCGTCCTCTCCGCCGCCGATGCGATGGTGCTGCCGTCAGCCAGCGAAGGCCTGGCCAATGCCTGGGTGGAGGCGCTGGCCTGCGGCACGCCGCTGGTCATCACCGATGCGGGCGGTGCACGCGAAGTTGTCACCAGCCCGGACGCAGGCGTGATCGTGGATCGCGATACGGGGGCGATTGCCCGCGGTATCACCAGCCTGCTCGACAATCCGCCGGAGCGCGAAGCCGTTGCGGCCATGGCCGAGCGGTTCAGCTGGCAGGCCAACGCGCAGGCGCTGGCCGACCATTGCGACAGATTGACGGGCTGA
- a CDS encoding holin family protein, whose product MSIIETLIGPIASIIDKIIPDKEARARAKLELLELQGTQELKALEVQIAAIVAEANSKDPWTSRARPSFLYVMYVLLLSAIPMGLLAAFKPQVAQDIASGMNSYLAGLPEPLYALFGTGYLGYTAARQWGKIKGVER is encoded by the coding sequence ATGTCCATCATAGAGACCCTGATCGGCCCCATCGCCTCCATCATCGACAAGATCATCCCCGACAAGGAAGCCCGCGCGCGGGCCAAGCTCGAGCTGCTGGAGTTGCAGGGCACGCAGGAGCTGAAGGCTCTGGAAGTGCAGATTGCCGCCATCGTGGCGGAGGCAAACTCGAAGGATCCGTGGACCAGCCGCGCCCGGCCCAGCTTCCTCTATGTCATGTATGTGCTGCTGCTCTCGGCCATCCCGATGGGCCTGCTCGCCGCCTTCAAGCCGCAGGTGGCGCAGGACATCGCATCAGGCATGAACAGTTATCTCGCTGGCCTGCCGGAGCCGCTCTATGCCCTCTTCGGCACGGGTTACCTCGGCTACACCGCCGCGCGCCAGTGGGGGAAGATCAAGGGCGTGGAGCGCTAG
- the accC gene encoding acetyl-CoA carboxylase biotin carboxylase subunit, with the protein MGISRLLIANRGEIALRIHRAAHEMGIETVAVHSTADADAMHVRLADHAVCIGPPPATDSYLNQAAIISAAEISGADAIHPGYGFLSENAQFAEVVEAHDVVWVGPKPEHIRTMGDKVAAKKTAGELGLPLVPGSDGAVSEVEEARKIAAEIGYPVIIKAASGGGGRGMKVCDSPEKLETLMQQAGSEAKAAFGDATVYIEKYLGNPRHIEFQVFGDGRGGAIHLGERDCSLQRRHQKVFEEAPSPVITEEDRMRMGEVCAQAMRDMQYRGAGTIEFLWENGEFYFIEMNTRLQVEHPVTEAITGMDLVREQIRIADGRDLSVTQDEIEFQGHAIECRINAEDPWTFAPSPGKVTYYHAAGGMHVRVDSGLYAGYSIPPYYDSMIAKLIVFGRTRERCIMRLRRALEEMVVEGVKTSIPMHQELIREPDVLSGDYTIKWLEEWLAKREG; encoded by the coding sequence ATGGGCATTTCGCGCCTGCTGATTGCCAATCGCGGGGAAATTGCCCTGCGCATCCACCGCGCCGCCCATGAAATGGGTATCGAGACGGTCGCGGTGCACTCCACCGCCGATGCCGATGCCATGCATGTGCGGCTGGCCGACCATGCCGTGTGCATCGGCCCGCCGCCTGCCACGGACAGCTACCTGAACCAGGCCGCGATCATCTCCGCTGCGGAAATCAGCGGTGCAGATGCCATCCATCCCGGTTACGGCTTCCTGTCCGAAAATGCGCAATTCGCCGAAGTGGTGGAAGCGCATGATGTGGTGTGGGTCGGCCCCAAGCCCGAACATATCCGCACCATGGGCGACAAGGTTGCCGCCAAGAAGACCGCGGGCGAGCTCGGCCTGCCGCTGGTCCCGGGCAGCGACGGCGCCGTCTCCGAAGTGGAAGAGGCGCGCAAGATCGCGGCTGAAATCGGCTATCCCGTGATCATCAAGGCCGCGAGCGGCGGCGGCGGGCGCGGCATGAAGGTGTGCGACAGCCCCGAAAAGCTCGAAACGCTGATGCAGCAGGCGGGCAGCGAGGCGAAGGCCGCCTTTGGCGATGCCACCGTCTATATCGAGAAATACCTCGGCAATCCGCGCCACATCGAATTCCAGGTGTTCGGCGACGGGCGCGGCGGGGCGATCCACCTTGGCGAGCGCGACTGTTCCTTGCAGCGCCGCCACCAGAAGGTGTTCGAAGAAGCGCCCAGCCCCGTCATCACCGAAGAAGACCGGATGCGCATGGGCGAGGTCTGCGCGCAGGCCATGCGCGACATGCAGTATCGCGGCGCGGGCACGATCGAATTCCTGTGGGAAAACGGCGAGTTCTATTTCATCGAAATGAACACCCGCCTGCAGGTGGAACACCCGGTCACGGAAGCCATCACCGGCATGGACCTGGTGCGCGAACAGATCCGCATCGCCGATGGGCGCGACCTGTCCGTGACGCAGGACGAAATCGAATTCCAGGGCCACGCCATCGAATGCCGCATCAATGCGGAAGACCCTTGGACCTTCGCCCCCAGCCCCGGGAAGGTGACCTATTACCACGCCGCCGGCGGCATGCATGTGCGCGTGGATAGCGGCCTTTACGCAGGCTATTCCATCCCGCCCTATTACGATTCCATGATCGCCAAGCTGATCGTTTTCGGCCGCACGCGCGAGCGCTGCATCATGCGCCTGCGCCGCGCGCTGGAAGAAATGGTGGTGGAAGGGGTGAAGACCTCCATCCCCATGCACCAGGAACTGATCCGCGAACCCGACGTGCTGAGCGGCGATTACACGATCAAGTGGCTGGAGGAGTGGCTGGCCAAGCGCGAGGGCTGA
- the yajC gene encoding preprotein translocase subunit YajC produces MIEFLIAAAPQGSGLMGFVPIIGMIAIFWFLLIRPQMKRQKEHQAKVAGLKKGDQVVTAGGLIGKVVKVDENYADIELAQGVRVKAVKATIGDIIPPGGTAAND; encoded by the coding sequence ATGATCGAGTTTCTTATCGCCGCCGCACCCCAGGGCTCCGGGCTCATGGGTTTCGTTCCCATCATCGGCATGATCGCCATCTTCTGGTTCCTGCTGATCCGTCCGCAGATGAAGCGGCAGAAGGAGCACCAGGCGAAGGTTGCCGGCCTGAAGAAGGGAGACCAGGTCGTCACCGCAGGCGGGCTGATCGGCAAGGTCGTGAAGGTGGATGAGAATTACGCCGACATCGAACTGGCGCAGGGCGTCCGCGTCAAGGCCGTAAAGGCCACCATCGGCGACATCATCCCGCCCGGTGGCACGGCCGCAAACGACTGA
- the secF gene encoding protein translocase subunit SecF has translation MKLLKLVPDDTNIRFLRWRVPFYVVSLILIAASWGLVMTKGLNYGVDFAGGQEVRLTFEQREEAPIPALRDLVGGLGYGEPTIQRFGDANQVSIRIRLPENIEAIEGGANAVGNEVIAAIDAEYPNVRRDGNETVSGKVASEFREKAVYALLAAMLAIALYIWVRFEWQFGVGALFALFHDVSLALGMFALFQMEFSLQIIAAILAIIGYSLNDTIVVYDRIRENLKKYRKMPLPELLDRSVNETLARTVMTSLTLLIALLPLLLFGPASLFGLVAAITLGIFVGTYSSVYMAAPILIWLGVNSNSFVPEESVADRQERLARGEA, from the coding sequence ATGAAACTCCTGAAACTCGTACCCGACGATACGAACATCCGCTTCCTGCGGTGGCGCGTGCCTTTCTACGTCGTCAGCCTGATCCTGATCGCTGCCAGCTGGGGGCTGGTAATGACCAAGGGCCTGAATTACGGCGTCGATTTTGCGGGCGGACAGGAAGTGCGCCTGACCTTCGAACAGCGTGAAGAGGCACCGATCCCGGCGCTGCGCGATCTGGTTGGCGGGCTTGGCTATGGCGAACCGACCATCCAGCGTTTCGGCGATGCGAACCAGGTTTCGATCCGCATCCGGCTTCCCGAAAATATCGAGGCAATCGAGGGCGGCGCGAACGCTGTCGGCAACGAGGTGATCGCCGCTATCGACGCCGAATATCCCAACGTTCGGCGGGACGGGAACGAGACGGTTTCGGGCAAGGTCGCCAGCGAATTCCGCGAGAAGGCCGTCTATGCGTTGCTCGCCGCCATGCTGGCCATTGCGCTGTATATCTGGGTGCGGTTCGAGTGGCAGTTCGGCGTGGGCGCGCTGTTTGCGCTGTTCCACGACGTCAGTCTCGCGCTGGGCATGTTCGCGCTGTTCCAGATGGAATTCAGCCTGCAGATCATCGCCGCCATCCTTGCGATCATCGGTTACTCGCTGAACGACACCATCGTGGTCTATGACCGTATTCGCGAGAACCTGAAGAAGTATCGCAAGATGCCGCTTCCAGAGCTGCTCGACCGGTCCGTGAACGAGACGCTGGCGCGTACCGTGATGACCAGCCTGACGCTGCTGATCGCGCTGCTGCCGCTGCTGCTTTTCGGCCCTGCCAGCCTGTTCGGCCTTGTGGCCGCGATTACGCTGGGCATCTTCGTGGGTACCTACAGCTCGGTCTACATGGCCGCGCCGATCCTGATCTGGCTGGGCGTGAACAGCAACAGCTTCGTCCCCGAGGAAAGCGTCGCGGACAGGCAGGAGCGGCTGGCACGCGGCGAGGCCTGA
- a CDS encoding helix-turn-helix transcriptional regulator — translation MRGTALIYGLAAGIIVMVLQFLHYLDFVRSLPTQVYIIAIAVLFGALGIFAGYRLTPRPPAADFRRNEKAAASLGLTAREIDVLDRLATGASNKEIARKLGVSPHTVKTHIAHVYDKLGVHGRGKAVDMARRLSLLP, via the coding sequence ATGAGAGGGACGGCACTGATATACGGCCTTGCCGCAGGGATCATCGTGATGGTCCTGCAATTCCTGCATTACCTCGATTTCGTGCGCAGCCTGCCGACGCAGGTCTATATCATCGCCATCGCAGTCCTGTTCGGCGCGCTCGGCATATTCGCGGGATATCGCCTTACGCCCCGGCCGCCCGCTGCCGATTTTCGCCGCAATGAGAAGGCGGCCGCATCGCTTGGCCTGACCGCGCGCGAGATCGACGTGCTGGACCGGCTGGCGACGGGGGCGAGCAACAAGGAAATCGCCCGGAAACTTGGCGTGTCCCCGCACACGGTCAAGACGCACATCGCGCATGTCTATGACAAGCTGGGTGTGCACGGGCGCGGCAAGGCGGTGGACATGGCGCGGCGCCTGTCATTGTTGCCCTGA